In Campylobacter sp., the DNA window AATCGTATCATCAAACACTAAATCATCATCGCCGAATATCCATATATATTTTCCGCGCGACAAAGAAATCGCTTTTTTGAAATTATTATCTGGACCAGTATTTTCACTATTTTTTATATATTTTACAAGTCCGAAATCAATATATTTTTTTGCAATATCCGAAGTTTTATCACTGGAAGCATTATCTAAAATTAAAATTTCAATATCTTTTCGCTCGCTTTTATACACGCTTTTGCATAGACTATTTAGACTTTTATCTAAGAATTTTGCTCTATTATAAGTCGGTACTGCAATGCTTAAAAAAATATCCTCAGCCAAAATTTATTCTTTCCTTTTCAAATACCAACGGACGATTTAATACTTGAGTATATATCGCACCTATGTATTCGCCTATTATACCGATAAAAAATAAAATTCCCGATGAGACAAATGAAAAAAGTATTATGAGAGGCGCGATACCCACATTCATCTCATTCCAATAAATTAGCTTTAGGATGAAATACACAAGCCCCACTATTATGCTTAAAATACCGGTTATAATGCCTATAAAGGTTGCAAGCCTAAGCGGTACTTTGGAATTGCAGATTATGCCAAGTATCCCCATATCATAAAGCGTGTAGAAGTTATTTTTGGTAACTCCTTTAATTCTCACTGGTTGATCGTAAGGAATTTTAGCTACTCTATAACCTGCCTCCGCTAGCATTCCGCGAAAAAACGGATATGGATCATGCATCTGCCTAAGCGCAATGATGACTTTTTTATCAAAAAGTCCAAAGCCGGTAAAATTCTTAAAAATTTCGATCTCAGATAGCTTTGATAAGAGCTC includes these proteins:
- a CDS encoding glycosyltransferase family 2 protein, encoding MKKISIVTACFNEEENVEEVYSRVKKVMSGFPKYAYEHIFIDNASTDKTVEILKRLAKDDKNLKIIVNSRNFGHIKSPTYALLGADGDAVISIVADLQDPPEMIAQFIEKWQEGNDLVLAIKRDSEERGVMFKIRECYYELLSKLSEIEIFKNFTGFGLFDKKVIIALRQMHDPYPFFRGMLAEAGYRVAKIPYDQPVRIKGVTKNNFYTLYDMGILGIICNSKVPLRLATFIGIITGILSIIVGLVYFILKLIYWNEMNVGIAPLIILFSFVSSGILFFIGIIGEYIGAIYTQVLNRPLVFEKERINFG